The sequence CTCGAACCACGAAGGTCCGAGATACCTCTGTaactccctagtgatgcattttaaagccgtGCTGGCTTGGGCCCAGAGCGGACAGTATCACTAGTGGATTGGGGAGTTAGAGGGGTCTCTCAAGCCTTCGTGGatcgggatgcccgtcgcgggAAGGCCCTCGAGTCGGGTCGTGacacatttatttttttctcaaaacataattaaatacctcattttataaataatcatttttcaaaataaataaatatttttaacctCTCAAAAACTTACCAAACACCTTATTAAATTGGAAGATAAATCCTAAAAAGCTGAGAAATTTACACACTCTTGAACACATGAATATTTAGACACCTATTTGTATAAAATCCCCCTCTTTACACAAAAAACTCTTGCTTTGCTTACTCATTTTCCATCCATCTTCATATATCTATCATGAATCCTTTCTTCAACGTTGCAAAGTTCAGTGGGTGGTTACATGCTCTCAACAGAGTTCGAGTACACCCCATTTTACGTCAGGGGCCTCGTTACCTGTCCCAAATTAGTCATcatgacaacaataataataatcttgaaacTCACCCATGGGAATCCAAGGAGGGACTAATGAGATGTTCGGCAAATTATTTTCCTTTGACACCCATTAGTTTCTTGGACAGAGCTGCTAAGGTTTTTAGAGACAGAACTTCAGTTGTGTATGGTTCTTCTGTTAAGTACACTTGGGAAGAGACTCATAACAGGTGTTTAAAGATGGCTTCTGCTTTGTCCCAGTTGGGTATATCTCGTGGTGATGTTgtaagtttattattttcttcttactaGAAAAGGTTCTCTTGTTTACTGTCTGATGTCTCTGGCTATTCTTTCATTAAGTTGTTTATGTAAATGAAGTCCACTGGGACATGGAGGGCACTGGCCTTATTCAATGTGGCTGTATAACCAGAGAATTTTAGAATATGAATGCATCactaaaagaaaaagatagaaacaATATATATTTAGTGAGAATTGACCTCCCTCCTTTATGTAACTTAATCTTCAATCACAGTAGGATTTTGGGGTGCTTGGACACCCACTAAATTCGAtgcggaataggtataattatataaaaaatataggaaaaataagtataaaacatataaaatcaccCACTATAACAAAAAGTTAATTGAGTGCATTGACATTTAGATTGATCTTAAGGtccttcttttttaattttgtaagcACCTACTATCTTTAAATTCTCGATCCGCTGCTGTTTAATCAAGTacactatttatttaatattcttatagCATGAGTGTCGCTagataatattatataatttctttttaaatatatacataaaatacttAATTTTATAGAGAGACCATAAATTTATGAGTTTCaaaatttacctataaattcGCCTAAAAAGGGTAGACAACATAACGTGAGTGGTACCAGAAAATAAATGGGGAAAGGACATGGGatgatcattttaaaaaaaaaaaaaaccacatttgaaaaggtggacatgaTTAGCTAGTCGCTTAAAGTAATACcactttttagccatttggcccaattgagtATATGCAGTcttctatactcaattgatacacttttttattatattgacacattttttaaaaaagagaaaggaaattctatgcaagcataTACAGTCCCTATACTCAATTGACTCTTTTATACcgcattaatacacttttatactacattgatacacttgcagtttgcatatactcaattgatactctcttatgcttgattgatacattttttagaatgcatataaaaactatatagagtcgtataaaatatgtatctaaataataattgtagttgaaaattgtatagaatgtgtataaaaatattataattattatatagaatatgtatatgtatagaaactctataattattatatataaatatgatagacGGACTCGTAATATTTTCTCAAAGACACGAAGTTGGAGTActttaattgaaatttaattatcAGCAAGTTGAGTACTGAAAAGTCAAAAGTCTTGGATGACAATAATTTCCTCCAATCCATAGAGAGTGGAAAGAGTTGTCAGTTTCCTCTCACTTTCTCAAAGCAAATaaaggatgaaaaaaaagaaggcaaaaagAACACAGGCGCATTAAAAATAACAAATCGGCCCTGTACATAAAACGGAAGAGTCGAATTGTGATGTACCCATCTCTTAATagctatttattgagtttttaaatttaggtaccagttttataaaattattttaattttagatgttatttttatcctttccCAAAAATAAATCTTGGCAAACTCATCCTAATAGCTTAGTAGGTGAGTATTGCCTAATAATACCATATATGGAGACGGCAGTCTACTTCATATAACTATGTGGTACTTTAACGTAACATTGATGTATGTCTAAAGACTCCATTGCCTGCTGATCCTCTTCATTTTTAGTTGTTTAAATTTATCTTCAAACAcactttaataaataataaataaaataataattttactatatcactcctattAATTATAAGTAATCTAAATAATGTTGGAAAAAGAATAATATTTACTCCCTCATTTCCTAAATAACTAGTATTTGTTTTAGAATAGATAccggtttttgccctgattttcttaccaaaattaagttatacttttcttgaaagaaaaataaaagtaataccataattacttctACTTttgctaaaaagaaaaatataaaactttttcatatttggtaaatctttgaacatctataaatagagtttctcttctcataccataacacaaaagTACATACGATGTAGTCATTTATGAGTCTTATTTAAGGAGAAATTTTCTCTcaattagtttttatgttttttttatttaggtttttaatatgtaggtcaattggccaaaccatatcaataatattagagaaaatggccaaatgccccccccccccccccccccccccccaatctttaccccaaatccaactacacacttataatttacggggtcctatgaccccccctaaactattttaaagtggaatatttacCCTCCTGAACGCTGATatggcaagagagtgtgtttcaccctccttaaagagagtgagaacgaattttctttattaaaaaattatttttaatatttttttattttctttatttattttaaattattattcttctttattcattttttttttcttcttcttattcaagaactcaacaatgaCATCCAATCCAAAACTAATTTATCATCTTCTCcgatataaatcacaataaacaGTCAAACTACACCAACTATCATTTCATCCAAACTAACAATCACCTCCCTAAAAGCTTCATTTCTCGGAACACTAACATTATTCAAACTTATATACTCATTAACCGAATTACCATACCAAGAATCATCGTTCTCATaaaatgaaacataaacttcCAACAATGCTCTATACACATTTTGTGGAATCTTAAAATCTTTTAACTTTACATctattgaattttcaatttcaaatcataaaccatcattcaaatccacatttgttgaaattgaaacaatcaaatcaacaccataatcaaatcaacatcaaattttttcataatcataaatttaacatcaattttcatagttaagaaattaaagaaaaaaaaaaaaaggaaagaaatagaaACACTGAAGCCTATTGGTTCCATTGATAATTCCACAAATTTAGGAATTTTCACAATCAAGATTTGTGAGCAATGGACCAACATAAATCCTTTTGTAAATCAAGTCAGTGTCATTGTTTAAGAACCTCCATCGCACCATGACTAAAGGGTCGGATAAGGTTAACCCTCAAAGGAAACCATTTTCACCCACGATCCCACTAAAGGAAACAGAAGGATTGAAAGCTATTTGAATTCCATGAGGAAAGCTAGTACAATTGAGGGAGATTCTCGAGGAGATGAGAAAGGAAAATCAATGCACAAACTAATGTGTGATTAGAAGTTTTGGAAATAGCAAGATTGGAAAGTGAAGAAATGGGTGGAAAATAAAGTAGAATGAAAACTAAAGAGAAAGAACAAGAgagttttttcttttagaaagaaTGGTCATACAAGtggtgcaatggaagagaaaaggaaataataaagttaaataatagattttttagagtaaaaaaagaaaaaatgacatggTAAGAAAAATGATATGGCAGCGAGTGCAGTTCATTGCCTGAAACAATGTCTGGGCATGAGCTTTTAGAAGTGTAAatattcactttaaaatagttcagggggttataggacccccgcaaagtataggtgtgtagttgggatttggagTAACGGTTGGGGGGCATTTGGCcattttctcataatattatgttttatatacttttgtttgtcatctgaattatcaccgtcttggtttgcaaactttaaacttccgcatgacgccctctcaatttcgaaccaaCACACTCCTTAACAAATTACTAATTTCTAGAAAacaaagaatgtttttactaacTTAGATTTAATAAATATGTTGAGAAAGATGTATCTCtttaatgatttcttggttaggtAGAACCTTGGGTAAAATTAGAAGAACATTATTAGTGTcttcttgattatctaaaatatgtACTCCCCGTTCGCTtacacacccattaagaaaattaattaatgacatgATCATTTTACCATAGTAATCCTGTTAAATAATGTTCATTATTGTGTCTCGaaattaatttagagaaaaaacaATAAACACTAAGGATAAAATCggaaaagaaaagttgtttttTCTTGTtgtgtcaaaaatgacaagtaaacaTGAAAATCTAATTAGGAAATAAGTAAAAAGTAAAATCGAACGGAGAGAGTACTAAAGAATAGGAACGGGGGAATAATAAGAAGggtaaaaaagatataaaatggTAAATTCTCTCTTGTTTTTCCAAACTAGACAAGTTTAGCTGGAcaactatttttattatattgaaCAAATAAAGATGGACAGAATAAGTAATAATTTTAACCGTATACGTTGATTTTTATTGTCATCTAATTAAGTGGTGTTGTCAACACTTACATTAAGGAGACAACATATGGTCGAAGTAGGAACAAATTAGTCCATTAAGGTAGTCATAGTTGGCTTGATTCACCTCATTAGTAAAAAATTTCTGTTTTTTCTGGATTTCAGAAATGGTATGCTGTAAGTCTTTCTTATAAACATATCTACAAAGTGTTTATTCAGTCAAAAATTTTGCCCCTCGTCGTAAATTCTACCTCATTCATTTTTGGTGAAAGTGTTATCTAAGAGTATTGTAATAACTTTAGGCAGTATTATGAGTCATTTCTCATGGTTGTAAGTCTAAATTCTTCTATAGGTTGCAACGCTAGCCCCTAATGTACCTGCGCTGCAAGAGTTGCATTTCGCAGTGCCAATGGCAGGAGCAGTGCTTTGTACATTGAATACACGCCATGATTCAGCTATGGTATCAGTCCTCCTGAGACATTCAGAAGCTAAGATCATTTTCGTCGACCAGCAGCTTCTTGAAGTTGCTCAAGGAGCACTGGATCTTCTTGCAGATGCCAAAACAAAGCCTCTTCTAATATTAATCCCTGATCCTGAAAACCTCCCGCCTCCTGTTGCTGCTCCCAATGTTAATGAATATGAAACTCTTCTTGCAAGTGGGCGCGACGATTTTGCTATAAAGTGGCCGATAACTGAATTTGATCCTATTAGTGTCAACTACACTTCTGGGACAACATCGCACCCCAAAGGGGTTGTTTACAATCATAGAGGTGCATATCTCAACGCTATTGCTACTCCTTATACTCATGAGATGGGCTCTATGCCTACTTATCTTTGGACTGTTCCAATGTTTCACTGCAATGGATGGAGCCTTACTTGGGGATTGGCTGCACTTGGTGGCACTAATGTCTGCCTAAGACGTGTTTCTCCGAAGGACATTTTTGAGAATATTTCCCTCCACAAGGTCACACATATGAGTGGTGCACCAACGGTCTTGAAGATGATAGTAAATTCACCAAAAAGTGACCGCAAACCACTTCCTCATAAGGTTGAAATAACAACAGGTGGTTCACCACCGCCTCCTATTGTCATTTCCAAGATGGAGGAGTTAGGCTTTTCGGTATCTCATATATATGGGCTCACAGAGATTCATGGTCCCTGCACATCTTGCCTGCGCAAGCCAGAGTGGGAATCATTACCTCCTGATGAACGATTTTCTCTGAAAGCAAGACAAGGAGTGGAGCACTATTTTATGCAGGGAATAGACATAAGAAATCCCGACACAATGGAGAGGGTGCCGGATGATGGCAAGACCATTGGTGAAATTATGATTAGAGGGAACACTGTGATGAGTGGATACTTAAAAAATGTCAAAGCAACAGAAGAAGCATTCAGAGGTGGATGGTTTCATAGTGGTGATCTTGCTGTGAGACATCCAGATGGCTACATTGAAGTTAAGGACAGGATGAAGGACATTATAATCTCTGGAGGTGAAAATATTTGCTCGGTTGAGGTGGAAAGAGTTCTGCTCAGTCATCCCGCTGTCCTTGAAGCAGCTGTAGTAGCAAGACCAGATGATCACTGGGGGCAGACTGCTTGTGCTTTCGTGAAGTTGAAGGAGGGATTTAGTCTTGGTTCTCAAGAGATGATCAACTTCTGTCGTGATCATTTGCCTCATTATATGGCTCCTCGGACAGTTATTTTTGAAGATCTACCAACAACTGCTACTGGCAAGATACAAAAGTTTGTCCTGAGGGAAAAAGCAAAAGCCTTGGGTAGTCTTTGTCAAACCAAACGCGAGGTTGCAGTCTGAAGAGTACTTGGGACTAAAGCCttattcttttaacatttgtTCAGAAATTTCAAACATTAAGTCTTGGCTCTTGTGTTTGTTATCTTATGTTCAAGGTTTTACATAACGAAGCTTTTCTATGAATAAAGAATCTCCGGCATGATTGGATGTCCTTAGTCCTAAGACTAAACATTAAAAGAAAATTCCTTTGGCTTGTTTTGAGAAAATCGGTTTCCTTTTAAATTGTAAATGCTGCATTGTTAGTGTGCAGATTTGTCTAACTTGACAAACACACGTAGACCAGGTCTCTTCATCCAGAGTTTTCTACTAAAGACTATGTGGGAATAACATTTAGTGTACATCCATTGCTTATTGCTTAAAGAGATAAAGGCCTGGCACATACCCAAAGTAGAATTGACAAACTGATTATAGCAAAGATTGTGCAGACAAGAAGAGTCAGCAATTACTAGATATATAAGGTAAAAAACTCAGACATCACTTATGCAAGATGCAAACCTGAGCTAAAGTAGGTCTAAAATAACACACATACTTAAAAGAGACGTCAATATTTGCTATTTTTTGGGAAGGACTTGCGACAGAGAGGGCATCGGTAGTTTATCTCCAGCCATTTGACGATACAATGTAAATGAAAAGAATGCCAGCACGACAAGATTCCCATCATCTCTCCAATTTCAGGCTCATCCCTACAGATGGAACACATAGGAGGTAAATCATCACCATGTTTTAAAGTCCATCTGTACACCAGTTGAAAGGCGAATGGATTTATACCTCTGGTTGTAGGATTGGGAGGAGGAACAATCGGAGGAAGTTGACGAAAGGCCAAGTTGCTGCTGAGCTGAACACGAGCACGAGCAGCAtcaatatcttcatcatcatGTTGGACGTACACAATGGTACACCAAATTACTATTGGCACTATTTTGCAGCCAATGTTTTGAGGATCAGTAAGCTGTGATCTAGCAAAAGTTGAAACCTTTTTATCTACAGCAGATGCATAGTCTTCAGAGATACCTAACATATTGCAAATTACTTGTGCCCTTATTTTGCATTCTTTTAGAAGGCAACTAAATGTCAATACCTTAGATGTCACCTCGGACTCGAGCAGTTCTAGTGAATGACCATctttatcatcatcatcgtcaatctctctatttaatttttcgaGCATATAGTCAGCTTTACATTCGATATAGAATACGTTCTCCCTTTTACCATAACTAGACCAATCCCATGAATCCATGATTTCGTCCTCACGATATAGGTTTAGCTCATAACGATCGCAAAAGTTACAGTTTTGTGTCGACAGAGGCATATTTTTTGCATCCATTGATGGTGTAAGATTTTCTTTGCACAATCAAGTAATTATAAAGCCTATTTCCAGTAGTATATATAGTCATGAATTTTAAACAAGGAAACTAGTAGTATAACCAGAATTTAATTAGGATTATAATTATGTTTACCAAAAATTACATGCCCTAAACCTAAactgtattttatttatttcatcacttCCTATTTTGATAAGGTTTTTCCTTGAAGCGATTACAATCACCACTCTTTGGTCGTTATGCCtcatttattccttttttttttaatcaaaggtGTAATAAAAACACAAATACATGCaaatttttaacttgtaattttagtTTGTCTTCTAATAATTAGTATTTTTTAAATGTACTTAATTATGGAAATACATCACGTTTTCAAACAATTAGACACTTTAACACCgtagtaaaataaaatattattggaGCAAACATATTTCATATTTGTGTAGGTTGTAAAACAAAATATCATTCAAACATGTTTTACCTTGGTGGATATCTCAATTCTATTGCTGcttctttaattttattcatgAGATGAGCTCAACGCCCAcattaggaaaaataattttatcccTCCACATACAGGTCATACATCCAAGAGTCTTGAATATGTTGAGTAGAGTAACAGATTCTGAGATTTTACAGCTCTGCAATTTgaggattaaaaagaaaaagggatgGTTGGACTAAAACAGTGATACGAGTTGACAACTTGACATGATTTTCTTCGTTTACCACCCAGCGTCCAATGCTCAAATTGCCTATTGGAGCCCGACGAAATTCGAATTTGTGCAAGGAAATCCCAGATTGTTTTCCATTAGAGAGGTTTAAAATACTTGTTTGTGTATGGATGAAACTTCATGAAGTAAAGGGTCGGGAtgtcaaatcaaaacaaatacaTGATGTGAGGTTGGTAGAGCAATCACTTTGGATCAATTTAAATATTGTTGTAATATGATTCTTGCAGATTAACTCCTTTTTTTCTAAAAAGCAAACATCGTCGCCTCTCATACTGGGGAAATCTTACACAAAATATAATGACAAATACacccataattttttaaaatcaaacacTTGTATTTCTATACAAATGGAAGTCCTATATTTGAAATTTGTAGCCTGAAAAAGAACACCTCATGATCTTCTTGTCTATGATGATTGAACTGCAGGATATTGTTTCAGATTGAGGCGAAGCATGTACGGAGTCTTAACAGAGCCACAGTACAAATGATCACCAATCTTCATGCCACTGGACACCATCGTCAAGTCTCCGTCATAATAATGTTCGACTGGATTTCCTTGTAAATCAACTGATAAAACACCACCATTTTTCTCTACATGAGGTGTTCCCACATACTTCACAATTATACCCATTATCTTTCTGATAATCGGATACCGTTGTGCCAAGTCCCATGCACATGTCTTTTCCTGTCAAGTCACCGGAACAAAATTAAATATCATCATACACAAAATACTGATATAGCCACATGTTACATAATGGCAAAAGCCAAAGGTTGAACACATCAAATTTAAATGTCACGAAGAATCTTACCGAGGCAAATGCAATCCAATAATGTCCTTCACCATCATACCGAATGTTGTCAGGAAATCCAGGCAAATTCTCAACAAATATATCCACAGATCCTTTTCTTTCGCCTCTTATGTAATACGTCTTGCATTTTCTCCTACAAATTAAACACAACAATGGATCTGATATGAAATAATAATCCAATACACGCTGAAGAAATGAAGTCATATTAAGAGTACTTACAATGGGGTTTCACAGAAAATAACAGAATTTTGATCTGGAGAGACTACAACACCATTAGCAAAATACAGGTCGCTAAGTAGTGTTTTGGTCTGCTTACTTGATGGATCATAACTAAACAATCTTCCGTAAGGCCTGCcttcaagaaaatcaaacatGAATTCGTCGAATTTATACTTGTAGGAAGCATCCGAGAAGTATATTATCCCATCCTCTGCAACGTCTACAGCGTCTGCCAATTTGAATTTCAGGCCTTCAGCTTCCTCTGTTAGCACTTTAATTTCACCCTCTGAAGTAACATTCAGTAGTAACCCCTGTCCCATTTAATATAAACAGTGTTAGTAGGAGTGTCTATAGGTGCACCAATTTTTTATCTTAACTAGCACCGAATGTTTATCAAAATTTTGAATGTGGGTCTGGATGAAGAGAGTTGGTCTATGTGTAAATTCAAGATATCCTTCACTCTTTGAATGAACAGTTGATATCTCTTGATCTCAAGATATCCTttacataaaaggggtaatgacCCAATCCAAGGAGAACCATACCATCCAAAAACTAACTATCAAGGTTTCTCTAGTCCAAGGTTATATAAGCCCCACATTAGCTTTCCATTCAATCAACGTGGGACTCAAGTCCCACACCTTGTAATAGAATCATAACAAACTATCATGCTCTGTACTCCCATTGAAGTGTTTGACCATCTCTTTTAAAAACTTAAGTTGCTAGAGAAAGCATacttttagtatttaattatattctcaacatgTCCCCACATGTAGGCCAGATTCTTTTTCATGAGTAGTAGTCCTTATTTAAGTGTGTGACCATGTCATCTATAAGGTTAAATTGTTAGAGAGAGCATACttttagtatataattatattctcAATACGCCCTCCACATACGTGCTTGATTCTTTTTCATGGGTCAAGAATGTGAAAAAATGGGTGGCAGTGAGATTCGATCCTAGGACCTTTGCCAGCTCTGGTACCATATAAAGGTTGGTCTTGCGCCTAACTCACACCCGTAAGCTTAGGTCAAAGGGAGCAGGATTGTCTGAATTTTATAAAGAGGCCAGCCATCTGATTAACCATTAATATGAGACTTTTTCATTCTTTAACACCCCGCCTCACGTCCAGGAATGGACTTCTGGTGTGTGGACAATTTTTAATTCGGTGACCCAATATTGAGTGAGATAGGTCCTTCTCTGATCATATTGGAGTTTGTGTGTGACCACTCATAAGCTATAAGAAAGAgcatacttttattattttattatattctcaaCCGTCCTTTTCGAGTCAAATGCCCTGGTGCCTTCATGATACGGTGGGTACGGAGATTGATGGGTGGCTCTTATTGCATTGTCATAGAAGAGAAAGAGCGCGTTTATCCATATCAACATGTCGAGTCTACATGATCTTTCATAGGACCAATCAATCCCCTAACTACCTCTCAGCTAACTGATTATGTGACTAATGACTTGACTGTTGTAACTAACTTTCCCTCTTACTTGCATTACTGTTGAATCTCCTGTATATACTTGGGTTGACTGAGAAACAAGCCATCAACATTCCTGTGTACTTCAACACCCAAGAAATAGTGTAATAAACCAAGGTACTtgagagaaattttttttaaaagagaggtAACAACATGTTGAATGAGTGTTTCATCATTGCCTGTGATTATAAGGTCATCCACATAGATCAGAATATAAATAGTGACCCCCATATTGTGCAGAACAAAGAGAAAATTATCACACTCAGACATCTTGAACCCCATTCGAATCAAAGAACTAGTCAATGCATCATACTAGACCATAGGAGCTTGCCGGAGCCCGTAATTATCTTTTTGAGATGGCAGACATAGTTGGGATGAATTGTATCTTCATAGCCAGGAGGTTGAGACATATACACATCTTCTTGAATCATTCTCTGAAGAAAAGCATTATTGACATCTATTTGATGTAGCAGCCAATTCATTTGTACAACAATTGTGAGTACTATTTGGATTGTAGTTGGTTTAACCACCAGACTGAATGTCTTGTGAAAATCAACTCCGGGCCTTTGGGTGAACCCTTTTGCAACTAAAGGTGCTTTGTACCTGTCAATGGAGCCATCAAATTTAGTTTTAATTCGAAATAACCACTTACAAGGGACAATATTTCGGGCATGGTCTGGTGGAACCAAGTCCCAAGTCTGGTTCTTTATTAATGCATCAAATTCAGCCTCCATAGTATCTCTTAAATATGGAAATTTTTGTGCTTTCTTGTGGGTTATAGGAATAGAGGGTGCAGGTTGGTTCATTTGGGCAGTGTAGTCAACAATTTGTCGTCGCTTGACGATGTTATTTTGCGATCTCGTTATCACACTGTGTTGTTCTTTAGGTGGAATGTTAACAATAGGTTCAGATGGGAGAGGTAAACTGAGAGATGGGGCTGGCTGTATTGATGATGAGTGTGGCCGACACTGGTAGACGTGGGTAATTGGTGGGCGACGGTTCTTGGAGATAGGACAAGTAGAGGGAACAGGGGGTTGGCTTTGGAAAACAAAATGGGGTTTAAGGTTATCAGCAGGGGATTGCGTATACCTATCAGAAGAAGATGTTAAGGAAGTAGAGGGGATATTACCTGGTTCCTGAGTTATGGAGTGATCTGCCTTCGGGTAGTTCTCTTGTGTGGCACGAATTGAGCAGGCATCGTGACGTATGTCTCGCATGAGTGGAATAGTGGGGGGCAATTAGGTAGTATTATCATCAAGTGTATTTTCTCCATAATTGAAAAGGTTAGAATTATTGGGAGAAGAAACTTTTTTCCACTGTAAAGAAGAAAATTTTTGGTTCAATGGAGAAAATATACTTTCAAATGGAAAAACATCTTCAAAAAATTTTACATCCCGAGAGAGAAAATTTTTGGAACTGGTGGGGTCAAAACACATATGGGAATGATGAGTGATAGAGAATCCAAGATAGACACAAGGTTTGGAGTATGGTTGTAATTTATTTTGGGCATATGGTCGAAGCCATGGGTAGCACAAACAACCAAATGTACGAAGAGATTCATACATGGGtttatcattaaaaataatttcaaatggtGACTTATTATTAAGTGTACTAGTGGGTAGGCGGTTGATCAGATATGTGGCATGATGGCAAGCAAATGACCAAAAATCAAATGATAAAGCATCTTGATGAAGTAGTGTTTTAGCTGTCTCAACTAGGTGACGATGACGTCTTTCGGCCATGGCAACCCGTTGAGGTGTTTATGGTGGAGAAGCAAGGTGTTGTATGCCATTGGAGTGGAGGTACGGGTCTAATATTTGATATTCACTTCCTCCATCAGTGTATAGGGtgagtatttttttatcaaaatgttTTTCAAGCACAGGATGTAggttttgaaaattttgttgaacttcatt comes from Capsicum annuum cultivar UCD-10X-F1 chromosome 2, UCD10Xv1.1, whole genome shotgun sequence and encodes:
- the LOC107859798 gene encoding butanoate--CoA ligase AAE1, with protein sequence MNPFFNVAKFSGWLHALNRVRVHPILRQGPRYLSQISHHDNNNNNLETHPWESKEGLMRCSANYFPLTPISFLDRAAKVFRDRTSVVYGSSVKYTWEETHNRCLKMASALSQLGISRGDVVATLAPNVPALQELHFAVPMAGAVLCTLNTRHDSAMVSVLLRHSEAKIIFVDQQLLEVAQGALDLLADAKTKPLLILIPDPENLPPPVAAPNVNEYETLLASGRDDFAIKWPITEFDPISVNYTSGTTSHPKGVVYNHRGAYLNAIATPYTHEMGSMPTYLWTVPMFHCNGWSLTWGLAALGGTNVCLRRVSPKDIFENISLHKVTHMSGAPTVLKMIVNSPKSDRKPLPHKVEITTGGSPPPPIVISKMEELGFSVSHIYGLTEIHGPCTSCLRKPEWESLPPDERFSLKARQGVEHYFMQGIDIRNPDTMERVPDDGKTIGEIMIRGNTVMSGYLKNVKATEEAFRGGWFHSGDLAVRHPDGYIEVKDRMKDIIISGGENICSVEVERVLLSHPAVLEAAVVARPDDHWGQTACAFVKLKEGFSLGSQEMINFCRDHLPHYMAPRTVIFEDLPTTATGKIQKFVLREKAKALGSLCQTKREVAV
- the LOC124896290 gene encoding uncharacterized protein LOC124896290, translating into MDSWDWSSYGKRENVFYIECKADYMLEKLNREIDDDDDKDGHSLELLESEVTSKVLTFSCLLKECKIRAQVICNMLGISEDYASAVDKKVSTFARSQLTDPQNIGCKIVPIVIWCTIVYVQHDDEDIDAARARVQLSSNLAFRQLPPIVPPPNPTTRGINPFAFQLVYRWTLKHGDDLPPMCSICRDEPEIGEMMGILSCWHSFHLHCIVKWLEINYRCPLCRKSFPKNSKY
- the LOC107859799 gene encoding protein STRICTOSIDINE SYNTHASE-LIKE 6, with product MPNSIPLSSLFISVLIPVILATLLYQLDSFDPVTYPTHVLSTEPPMVFPKRNSHMLHGSEKIGVDRLLSPEDVAYDPNLGVIYTGCVDGWLRKVKVNESAADTTVEDWVFTGGRPLGLAVGRHGEVIVADANKGLLLNVTSEGEIKVLTEEAEGLKFKLADAVDVAEDGIIYFSDASYKYKFDEFMFDFLEGRPYGRLFSYDPSSKQTKTLLSDLYFANGVVVSPDQNSVIFCETPLRKCKTYYIRGERKGSVDIFVENLPGFPDNIRYDGEGHYWIAFASEKTCAWDLAQRYPIIRKIMGIIVKYVGTPHVEKNGGVLSVDLQGNPVEHYYDGDLTMVSSGMKIGDHLYCGSVKTPYMLRLNLKQYPAVQSS